The following is a genomic window from Neodiprion pinetum isolate iyNeoPine1 chromosome 3, iyNeoPine1.2, whole genome shotgun sequence.
CATTCTGGAGGAACGAACTTGCTTCGGAGATTCAGCGATTGATTATGGAAAACGATGGGATGCAAGAGTGTCGCAGGGTATTGCAGAAGGCTATTCAAGACTTGGACGGTCAGCTACACATCGCCCAAGAGTGCCTCTATCACAGAGAGTCGAGAAAAGGTGAGCACTAAGTATGGGTAATTCTGTtctaaaaagaagaaatatatGGCGTAGCCTCGCGATCAATACGTCCTATTCTGTGTTCGCAGGGACAGAGTTGGTTCACGATGAAACTGAGCAAGCGTTATTGAAGGAGATCGAGACGGTGAGAAATGGTCAAAAGAAGCTCGAACAATTCACGGACAAATGCATTGACCAGGTATGGCCTTGACAAGAATTTGAAACAAGGATAAGAGAATTCAAAAACTTGAATCTCCGAtccgattttttcttcacgcAGTTAAGAAACGGCCGAGCGTCGCAGAATCAGCTAGAAGTGGACATAAAGAACAAGGAAGGGGCTCTTGGAATAGACACCATGTGTCATCAGCTGAATAACTTCAGCCGAGGCCTGCAGTATTATGGtgggattgaaaaatatgaccCATGGTAAGGACTCGAAAATGCCACGCACCTTCTTTGGAAAAAGCAGCGCACAACCGCAATTACGATTTTGCAGTATCACCGAGGCTGAGTCTTGGGCCGAGGCTTCGAACAGTACGGTGAAAAGATCACAGGCTGAACGGTCCAGGTCGTGTAAACTCcgaagtgaaattgaaatcacCATAAACGCGGTGGCGCAGGAAATGTGGGATGCGTGGAGCAACACGAATAACGCGTTGGCGCGTAGATCGGCCGAAATGCTGGAGGCGAAGAGCAAGCTGCAAATACATTTGCACAAGGTATCAAACACGTTCGTAGATATCAATTAAGTGTCAAGATAAGGATGCTTACGTTTTCTCGCTTTATACGTTGTAGATTCAGAGGGAGAtatttgaaatagaaaaaaacctCGAGCTCATGGGTAAAGCGATAGCCGACAAAAGTTCGGCTCTAAAGGTGGCCCACACTCGCCTCGAGGCAAGAACACATCGGCCCGAGCTTGAACTTTGCCGTGATTACGCCCAGCTCTGGTTGGTGAACGATCGATAAATGATCACTACCTTTATTCAATTACAGTGGTTGTTGATTTTCATAATTCACGATCATCCGATAAACACGTTCCAGTATGATCAGCGAGGTGGAGGCGATTAATGGAATGATTGGCGGTATGCACATGAAGATGCAGCAAAGCGAAGCCCAGCACCAACAACTCCTGAGGACGAGGGCCAATTTGGAGTCTGACCTGAAGGCTAAAGTGGATGCCTTGTTCGTGGACAGAGAAAAATGCATGGGAATGCGACGGAGCTATCCGATATCTGCGACGGTCAACTACTAGGCCACTTTGCACTTATTCGGTGATTATTCTTTTCCCACTTATTGCCACCACTTGAAAGTTTCTGCGTTTCCCCGATTTTAGTCGGCACTCAAGTTATGTGAATTAAATATTAGTATACGTGGTACGTTAATGCGTTCGagctcaacttttcatttcattattcgaatttgctAACAAAACCCAAGTAAAATTTCTGATTTACTTTTTCGTAATCGGGGACGGGGCTTtctatttttactattttgaTCGCACTCAAGAACGAAACGTGAACAACAAACGCAAATTACACTTTTCAGATGTTTAAATTATCATCTCGAACACCATGtgttttgttataattttttcaccttatgcaatgaaaaaaaagataacaaACCTCTTTTGCTCTGAGTCAATTACGCCCGCATGATCAAGGCCCAAAGATCTGCTGCTGCGATTGGCATTTGAAATGACCACAGATCAAAGAGTGCCAATATGTACACCGAAGAGTCCGAAGTGGATGTAATAGCGTGTTTACGCCTTCGTTTTATAGATATTTTACATTGTACACGTGTTTTGTAGTTGTGTTTCATTGTACGGGAGTTTATAACgggtggaagaaaaatacatttttacatGGGAATTGCTGCGGATGCTGAATCTTAAATTTCCATTATCATTCGTTTGTGTAGTATTTTACAATCAGTAATCACGGTGTAAGGACCGAGTGCGAATCAAAGTTTGCCCATGGCTGGTGGCTTTTACCATCCATTACTATACTCACACGCGCTGTCTTATCCCTGAAAACAAATAGTTTCGTAGCCGATGTTGACACTAAGTTCCTTGAATAATTGATCCACGCATAATGATGAAAGTTTCGAGGATTTGTtggtatatataaaaattcggAGGATGGATTATTGTTCGTACAGTTTACTTGGCAAAATTGAATTCCCGAGTCTAAGAAACGACACGGAGTTCTTTTCGCGATGAAATTAAAAGGAGGATCAGTCTGTCTCTGTACAATAATGTTGGAGATTTTTAGTTTCCTTCGTGTTGTCGTAGCTATCGACGTAAATGGtagcgtaaaaaaaatttcgacggACAGTGATGAGAGAGCAGCTTCAAAATGGATCGGGAAACGTGAATCGCAATGTGGCCTGGACATGGCGACAATGTTAAACCGAATAGTGGAGGTTTACACGCAAAGCGGAGATGTTTTGTCTATTGTTGCCAAAAATGAAACGGGCAATAACTGTTCCGACGGTATCATTAAATACTTCATGAAGTCGGGGACCAGAAATGTGATCACCATAATCCCTGGTGCACGTCATCTCGATATGCAACACGCAATCTTTCAAAAACCAAACGGTTATATTTTGCTGGGCGTCGACTTACCCGAGGTTTTAGAGACTTTAATCGGATTCGGAGAGGTAGGAAGTACTTGGAACCCTCGAGGATTGTGGATCGGTATTGCTGAAAGTAAAGAGGACGCTGCGCGGTTAATGAAACGTTGGTGGGAGAACTTTGTCTACAAGGTGATCGTCTTGGTTATTCGTGGCAATGCCTCGGgtatgaaatttcaccaaactgTTCATAGCCAAATACATAGATACATAGTAATTGActaagtggaaaaaaaaatcattccgtTCCAGACGCGACCGAAGCTTACACTTGGCGACCTTATCATCCATACACTTATTGCGGACCTCCAATATCAAGAAATCTTGTACGGCTCGGATCCTTCACGAAAGcattaaagtttgaaaaagaaaccgaTCTGCAGCCTGGAATGATCCCTGAAAAGTTAGCCAACTGTTCGATAAACGTAACCTTTATTCCATGGGAACCCTACGTTTACCCACAAGAGGAATACGAGAAAGATAAAAATGCGGGCATCGAAACGAGATTGATTCGAATGGTTTACGATAAAATtggtttgaaaataaagagcTATTATCTTGCCGTGGCATTGGATACAATGGACAGCGAGGCCTTCGTTGGTTGCCAGATACCTTCGAGTTCGCGTCTCAGAAGGTGGGACATCTCACAACCATACTTCGAGGTACTGTAATAATGTCATTCTAGCAGACTTAATCCTAGCTGAGGCTCGTCAAATTCTCTAATGTCGAGCCGATTGATGCAGGATTCATCAACGTGGATTCTCCCTCGCCGGGGCAAGAGTTACGGATTGGAAGGCATGATCAGTAGATTCTCGCCTGCTCTGTGGGGAAGCACAGGAGTAGCCATGCTCGTAGTTGCGGTCACGTTGATGGCAGCCGGAAACCGACACTGGGCTCTGAATGTCTGGGGCAGCGTTTGGGAGCAGTCGGCTGACCGCTTGCCGCGGAATACCCGTGTGATCTGGATCTTGTGGTTACTTCTGTGTCTTCATTTGGCCGCCGCTTACAGAACTGCACTCGTCAGTCTTTTGACACATCCCCTGATACACCAGATAAACAGTGTAGAGGAACTCGTTGATGATGCAGGCCTGAAACTCGGTAAATCGAAAAATAGGGAATAACTTTTATAGCAGAGAAACTGTTGAACATATTCTTGAGACACGTACAAATATTAGTCCCgcattattcaaaatatgtattgCAGGCATGCGGATTGAGGTGGAAAAATACTTGgacaaaaatgatgaaacacaAAGGAAGATCTTGGCACGGTACATCCCTTGCAAAAGTATCAAAAAATGCTTTATGGAAGTCCCGGAAGGCAGAGCAGTATGGATCAACACAATGTACGCAAATTATTTGAACACAATGGAAAATGTGACGGTATCAATGCTCGAGAATATTCGTCACCTAACAACTCATGACACATACAAAGTTGCGATGATTTATGCAAAGGGTCACGCGGTCTCACCAATCTTTGACAAATACGTGCTGATGTTATTACAAGCTGGTTTTGCTGAACATTTGGTCAGAGAAACGGAATTCTTGCAGAAGATCACTAATGCACGCAAACGTAATTTCGTGGACAAGAAACCATTATCATTTGCCAATGTCAGAGAAGGGTTTTATCTGCTTGCCGTGGGTTTAACGGTGGCCGGATTGTCATTCTTCTACGAGACgttccaatatttttcaaagaaaataattccGAATCAGATTGGTAAATAAACGATAAGAATCTCCTGAGAATGACTTGGAAACTTTTTCTTCGAGGCAAACAGTGTGGcacttttcaatttcccttcaTTGCATACTTCGTAAATACATGTGAATTCGAATAATAAGACTAGAGTACTGTCAATCAGAATTCAATCAGAACCCAATTctccacatttttttaaatttaaggctgacttttttaatattggtgaatttctctctctcactctctctctctctctctctctctctctgcgatAGGATTGATTCATAAAGTAGTAATAAATATGttgtaaatttcttttttgcgAGATTATTATGAAACTCATCCAGATTTTGTGCACACGCATATCATGACAGTGTGTGTGGCTGTGCAACAATATATCACTAATAAATGTTCTATCTGAAACACTTTAATTCTGCGAAAACTTGCTTATATCTAACGAAAAAACCAAATTGAACTCAATCGTAGATCTATCAAGTCGACTCACGATATTCTAATGAAACAGTCCGTTAACTGATATGAAAGGTTATGATGCTTTGAATAAATCATTGACATGTTTTATGCGAAACTTATAAGAATCGCCCACTTAAATAACGAAAGCTTCGAGaataaaaactgttcgaaCAGTTTACCGTAAGTGATTGTACCGGCAGTGATCTTGAACACCGTTGGTTTCACAATCGACGAATATACATCATGGTTTCACCGAGATTAAGATTACTCTCTTTAGTGACGGTTGTTAATACGCTTATTTCTTTCTCTAATATCGTGTCAACCATTGAGGGAAACACCGTCACTGAAtatggaaaattttcgacgaatTATGCCGGAAATTTGACACCTGtagatgtaataaaatatgtacCCCATTTTGGTCCAGACTTTGCGACAATCGTGCACGAAATAGCAGAGATTTACATGacagagaaaattttatgtatTATCGCCGGAAATTCGACGGAGAATTACAATCTCGACTATTCTC
Proteins encoded in this region:
- the LOC124213557 gene encoding tektin-3; protein product: MVSNKVWTEQETVMYTQLQPWSSVRALPCMEQISGPPIPVRTGEYYRTPRPHPWRPTLGYENIEVMPLPSQPLTNQMVDPCYTPNGMATEPLRFPNLVTGFERNPAHAARAALYTRYTPYEWVQNQIRFYNEADSNKNFSEKLRADTVQLMRLADEKVQGGQRDAGRKIGERITDVTFWRNELASEIQRLIMENDGMQECRRVLQKAIQDLDGQLHIAQECLYHRESRKGTELVHDETEQALLKEIETVRNGQKKLEQFTDKCIDQLRNGRASQNQLEVDIKNKEGALGIDTMCHQLNNFSRGLQYYGGIEKYDPCITEAESWAEASNSTVKRSQAERSRSCKLRSEIEITINAVAQEMWDAWSNTNNALARRSAEMLEAKSKLQIHLHKIQREIFEIEKNLELMGKAIADKSSALKVAHTRLEARTHRPELELCRDYAQLCMISEVEAINGMIGGMHMKMQQSEAQHQQLLRTRANLESDLKAKVDALFVDREKCMGMRRSYPISATVNY